The following is a genomic window from Pseudomonas purpurea.
CGGGAGTTTGTCGCCACGTCCCTTGGCCCTGCGCTTGAGGGCAACATCGTAGCCTTCGGGATGAAAGTAGCGATAGGCGTCATTGTTGAGGGATGGGATGGCGTCCAATTACCCCTCCGTTAAGACTGACTCCCCGAAAGCCGAAACGCTGACGCCATGTTGTCTTGTTCACGTCTCGAAATCCCCAACGCACCGGCCAGTGTTGCCCATTGGCTGGTGACCTCTTGGAAGCTCTCGATAATGTCTTCTCTATCGACACGACTGACACGAAAGTACTCGGCCACTTCACGAGCAAGTTCCAGATCCAGCGCGTTGTCGGAGTCTGTGATGTTGAGCTTCAACCCATCGGCGTGAGCGACCGGGTTCATGTCGTAGGCATCGGAAAGGCGCCATCCCCGACCGGGGTCAAGGATAAAACCATGGTTGCGCAGGTGGTCGTCGGTATTGGAGACCAGGAGGTTGAACACGATGCGGGACCACAACTCGCGCAGATCTGCCTTGGTTTCTGAACCGTGATTAATGAGCACTTCAGCCAATTCCAGATAGCTGGCACCTACCGATGCGTCGTCGCCGTCAACCCGATCGGTCATCGTCATGGCTGAGGCAAAGTGCAGTCGGCCGCCATTTTCGGTACGGTCGAAACGCTTGACCATGAAGCAGTGATGGTCACTGGCGAAGCGGCGTGCGATGCCGGTTGCGACCCGCAATCCACAATGACTCGCAAGGGCATTCACCACCATTTCCCAACCGCCGACGTCATAGTCATCGCGTGTGCTCGGGAACTTGGCGATCCACAAATGCCCTTGCTCATCGGCAACACTGGCTTTGGGTCTGGCCCCGCCCAGAGAACCACCGGGCGCTATCAGCATTCTCAGCCACTCGCGTCCATCGGGTGACGT
Proteins encoded in this region:
- a CDS encoding HipA domain-containing protein — translated: MTLIAVYADWESLNGPRRLGFLHANKVRSNNVFEFEYDAAALANPELNFTPLDPRIGLYEGRQFPGQHQSRFGVFADSSPDRWGQLLMKRRLERDIRDGLVPKDSKLYESDFLLGVHDLYRVGAIRYKLNDEGNFLDDRDGLAAPPFVELRALEQASRALEDDPDNTSPDGREWLRMLIAPGGSLGGARPKASVADEQGHLWIAKFPSTRDDYDVGGWEMVVNALASHCGLRVATGIARRFASDHHCFMVKRFDRTENGGRLHFASAMTMTDRVDGDDASVGASYLELAEVLINHGSETKADLRELWSRIVFNLLVSNTDDHLRNHGFILDPGRGWRLSDAYDMNPVAHADGLKLNITDSDNALDLELAREVAEYFRVSRVDREDIIESFQEVTSQWATLAGALGISRREQDNMASAFRLSGSQS